TGGTGATCTGGTCGGCCCGGCCGATCGCGCTCAGGACGAGGTGCAGGTATTCGTGCGTGGGCAGGTAGGGGGCGACGGCCTGGACCGCGCCCGGCAGCATCTCGGCCGGCACCAGCAGGCCGCCGCAGAACGCCAGGATCAGGAAGACGATGTTGCACACCATGGCGGCGGCCGGGGCCGGCAGCCGGTAGCCGAGCGCCATGCCGAGCAGCCCGAACGGGATCGCGCCGACCACCACCACGCCCAGCCAGAGCGGCCAGATGACCACCGGCAGCTTCAGGTCGGTGGCGAGCCCGGCGACCACGAGCAGCGGCAACCAGCTGACCACGTTGAAGACCAGGACGTAGAGCAGCCGGCCGAGGAAGCGGGTCAGCACCGCGATCGGCAGCAGTCGCAACCGCTGCTCCCACGGGTTCTCCCGGTCGGCGGCGACGCCGGCGGAGAGCGAGATGAGGGTGACGTTCAGCGTGGTGAAGAGCAGGAAGGGGGTGACGACGTACTCGCTGCCGAGCCCCTGGCGGGCCAGTTGACCTGCGGAGGTGAGCCCGAACAGGAGGAAGAAGAGCATCGGGAACAGCAGCCCGGGGACCCAGTACATCGGCACCCGGACCATGTCGCGCAGGTGTGCGCCGGCGTGGAGCAGTACGTATCGCATGTCAGGCCGTCCGAAGTGGCTCGTGGCTGGGTTTGGCTTCTGCTGCCGTACGGATCGCCTCCTCGAGGCCGACCCGGTCGACCCGGATGGCGCGGAACGGCACGTCATGTCGGACCAGGGCGCGTACGGTGGCGTCCGGGTCGGTGGTGTAGAGCCGGGTACGGGCTCCGACGGGTTCGATCCGGACCGCGTGTGCGGTCACCGGCTCGGGCAGTGGACCGGGCACCTCGGCCTCGACCAGGTGCAGCCCCACGTTCGCGCACACCTCGTCCACGCTGCCCACCTGCGACACCTGGCCGCCGGCGATCACCACGACGTGGCTGGCGAGGCGTTCGACCTCCGGCATGTTGTGGCTGGTGAGCAGCACCGAACGCCCCTCGGCGGCGACCTTCTCGATGGCCGCCCAGAGCAGGTCGCGACTCTCCACGTCCAGCCCGGTGGTCGGTTCGTCGAGGAACACCAGATCCGGGTTGCCGACCAGGGCGGAGGCGAGCACCACCCGGCGGCGTTGTCCGCCGGAGAGGGTGCCGTTGCGGCGATCCCAGATGCCGGCGAGGTCGAGCCGGTCGGCGAGTGCGGTCGGGGCGATCGGGTCCGTGTAGTGCGCCGCCAGCAGGTGCAGGGTCTCGGCGACGGTGAGCCGCCAGGGCAGCGCCGTGGCCTGGGGCGACAGCCCCAGCCGGGCCCGTACGGCGAGGCTGGCCGGATCTCCGCCGAGCACCTCGACCCGACCGGAGGTGGGCCGGCGCAGCCCGGCGAGGATGTCGATGGCGGTCGACTTTCCCGCGCCGTTCGCACCGAGGATCGCGGTGACCCCTTGGGGGATGGCGATCGACACGGCGTCGAGCGCGACGATCCGCCCGTACGTCTTTGTCACGTGATCGAGGCGGGCGACGACTTCCATGGTCACTCCAGTGGGGTAGGAGGATGAGGGGGTACCGGGGCCGGTGCCCCCTCCTCCGGTGATCGTGTGGGCCTGTCAGCCGCCGGTGGAACCGTCGTCCGGGTTCACGCTGCCGCCGCCGCCACAGGACGCGCAGCAGGACGAGGACCCACAGGTCGACGACGCGCTGCACGAGCTGGAGCCGGACGACGCTCCGGTCTCCGGCAGCGCCACCGAGTCGCGCATCGACGTCACGGTGATGTCGTCGAGGTCGAGGTCTGCCAAGTCAAGCATTTCAATCATTTCCTTCACCTCCTGATCGGGCTCCCGCCGGCTGTCCGGTCAGGCGACCGGAGGGCTGGCGGGGCGAGGTGAACTCTCACATCTGTTCAGCGGAACCAGCATCCGCGAAATCCCCCATTCACCGATCCGGATCGATTTCCGTCGCCATTCGAACGCCCATCACGCTGCGGCCCGGCCGAACCGGACGGATCGCGGATCGCCGGACCGTGCCGAACCTGCTCCGGCCACTGCCGACGCCCGTGCCGGCCTGGTGCCGCGCGGCCCTGGTCGGCGGTGCCGGCTCGACCCGCGTACGGGGACCGGTGCGCATTTTGGCCACTGTGGACGGAGGCGTTGCGTAGTTTCGCGGATGTTCCGTACTCGGTCGTACCGGCAGCCTCTCCTTTGTCGATCATGCGCACGGGCACGAGGGACGGGGTAGGGGCGATATGGGGCATTCGATGACGGTGGACCACCTGATCGGGCGGGAAACCGAGCGCACCGTGTTAGGCAAGATACTGGCTAATCCACCCCATCAGTCCGTATTCGTAATGGTCGAAGGTGATACCGGAATCGGTAAGAGTCGCCTGCTCGCCGAATTCATGGCCGCCGCCACCCAACGCGGGTACGCCGTACTGAATGGCCGCGCCAGCCAGTTCGAGGTGGGGCTCCCGTTCGGCCTGCTCTTCGACGCCCTCGCCAGGGAGCAGGCGTCTCCGGTGCTCGCCGCGCGAGGCGGCCCCGCCTGCGAGAGCCTGGTCCAGTTCGCGCACTCGGTCGGTGCCGACTGGCGTACGAGCACGGTGCGCGTGAGCGACGGGCCTACTTTCCCCGTGCTCGGTGTCGAGCGCCACCAGCTCTACCGCACCGTACGGGAGGTGCTCGCCGAGATCGCCGGGGGCGGCGGCCTGGTGGTGGTCCTCGACGACGTGCACTGGTCCGACGAGGCGTCGGTGGAACTCCTCGACTACCTGGTCCGCCATCCCGTCGATGGCCCGCTCGTATTCGTCCTGGCCTACCGCACCGGACAGTGCCCGGTCCGGCTCGCCCTGCAACTCGGTCGCGCCCACCCGTCGCCAACCCACCTGCCGCTCGGCCCGCTCTCTCCGGCCGACGTCGACGCCTGGTTTCCCGACATGTCGCCGCAGCGTCGCCGCTCACTGTACGAGGCGAGCAGCGGCAATCCGCTCTACCTCGAGATCCTCGCCGCCGGTACGGACGCGGTGGTGCTCGACGCGGGATGTGCCCCGGCGGTCGTCGACGACCGGGTGGCCATCGCCCTCGACGCCCTGGTCACCGCCGAGCTGTGTGGGCTGCCCGGCACGGAGCGGCTGACCGTGCAGGCCGCCGCGCTGGCCGGTGAGGAGTGCGACCCGGTGCTGGTCGCCCACGCTGCCGAGATCTCGGTGGCGGTGGTCACGAACGCCCTCGACGCGCTCGTCCGACGGGGAATCCTCCGACAGGTCGAGGGCCGGATCGTGTTCCGCCACCCGCTGGTGCGCGCGGCCGCGTACCAGAGTGCCGGCGTGGCGTGGCGACTGGCCGCGCACGACCGGGTGGCCCGGCACCTCGCGGCCGAGGGCGCCGGCCCGGTGCGTCAGGCCCAGCACCTGGAACACTCCGCGCGGGTCGGGGCCGAGCACGCCGCCGAGGTGCTGGCCGCGGCGGCGGAGGCCACCCTGGACAGCGCCCCGGCGACCAGTGTGCGCTGGCTGCGCGCCGCGCTCCGGGTCACCCCGGACCGGGTCGACACCGCACAACGGCGCGCGGCGCTCCGGCTGGCCCTGGCCCGGGCGCTCAGCATCTCCGGCCGACTCGCCGACAGTCAGCGGATCCTGCACGACCTGATCGGCGATGCGCCGCAGTACCGATGTCCGGCGACCGAGCTGCTCGCCTCGACCGAGCGCATGCTCGGCCGGCTCAGCGAGGCGCGGGCGCTGCTCTCCGGTGAACTGTCCCGACCGGGCGGGGCGGGCGCCTGTACGGAGGCGACGCTGCGCCTGGAGTTGGCGGCCACGGAGATACTGGCGGGCCGCTTCACCGACGCGGCGGAGAACGCGGCCCGGGCCGGTGAGCTGGCCGGGCAGGAGGATCACCGGGGGTTCGCCGCCGCCGCCAGCACCCTGCTCGCCCTGGCCTGGCTGCTCGACCGCCGTCCGGGGTACGACGCCCGCGGGCAGCTCGTACGGGCCCAGTGGGCGGTGGACGGCCTCGATGACGGTGCGCTGCGTGGCGTGATCGACCTGGTGCCGGCGATGGTCTGGGCGGAGGTGCTCTGCGAGGACAGTGACGCCGCGGTCCGGCACCTGGCCCGGGGTTTCCGGGTCGCCCGGCGGTACGGACGCGGCCACGTTCTGCCCGAGTTGTACCTGGTGCGGTCCGTCCTGCACGGCCGGCTCGGGGACCTGCGGCAGGCCCAGCGTGACGCCGAGGACGCCGAGGAGATCGCCCGCGCCCTGGGCAGCGAGGAGTTGCGGCGGTTCGCGCTGGCGATCCGGGCACCGCTGCTCGCCTGGCGCGGCGGGCCGGTGGCGGTCGCCGGCCCGCTGGCTGAACTACGTGCCGCTGCTCCGCTACGTTCGCGGTGGTGGCGTTCGGTGGCCCAGGCCGGGCTCGCCGGGGTGTTGATCGAGATGAACGAGCCGGAGTCCGCCCTGGCGTTGTTGACCGAGGGCGGTGAGCCGGCGCCGACCGCGGAGGGTCTGGCGCTCGTCGCCCGGGCCCAGGTGCTCTGCGGTGACCTCGGCACGGCGCAGGAGTCCCTGGACCGGGCGGTGGGGTCGGCCGAGCGGAGCGGTTCGCATGGCGAGGCGGCGGCGGTGGGTCAGGCACGGGCGGAACTGCTGGCGGAGCGCGGTGACGTGGTGGCGGCGGTGGACGCGGCGCGGTTGGCCGCGACCGCTGCCGCGCTGGCCCATCAGCCACTCCGCGAGGGTCAGGCGCTGGTGACCCTGGCCACCATGCTGCACCGCGCCGGTGACCTGGCGGCGGGTCGGCAGACCCTGGGGGAGGCCAAGCACCGACTGGCGTGGTGTGGGGCGGACTGGCTGGTGGGTCGGGCGACAAATCTGCAGCGGCGGTTCGCCGCCGCCCATCCCCGCCCCCGCGACGTTCGACCCGATCCGCTGTCCGGTCGGGAGCGCGAGGTGGCCGTGATGGTTTCCGAAGGGCTGAGCAACCGCGCCATCGCCACCCGGTTGTTCCTCAGCACCCGGACGGTGGAGTCACACGTATCCAGGATCTTCGTCAAACTCGGTGTCTCGACCAGGGCCGCCGTCGCGCGCCACGTGTCGTTGGCCGACCGCTGAGCCGTACCCCGGTTGCCGGTGTTCTCCCGGATGCTCGCGACGGCCCGGAACTGACACGGTGGTCTTCGCCCCCGCCCGACCCGGGCGGGGCCTGCCTGGAGAGGAGTGGACTTCCGTGGAGCTCGACGTCTTCGACCTGGACGATCTGGACCTGGACGACATCACCGTGACATCGATGCGCGACGCGGTCGCGCTGCCGGAGACCGGCATGTCGTCCTCGGGCGACGCCGCCGCCGCGTGCTCCTGCTGCGGTTCCAGCTCGTGCTGCCCGAACATCGACACCTATCAACCGTACTGACCGTCTGGCCGCCGCTTCGGTCGGCCGTGACGAGCGGCCCGGCGCAGACACGACGGCGCCCTGGTGGCCCGGGTGGGGACCGTTCCTGAGTCACCCGGGCCGGCAGGGCGCCGACTGTCTGTTACCAGGTGCCGCCAGCACCGCCCCCGCCGCCGCTGCCGCCGCCCCACTCGAACGGGCCACCGTCGGCCGAGGCCGCACCGGCGCTCAGCGCGAGCGCCGCCGCACCGGCGGCGATGATCACCGCCGCGCGCAGGGCCTTCCGGCCCGTCTTGGTCTTCTTGCGCATCAGGTCCTCCTGTGCTCACTGTCCGTGCCCGGGTCGGGCCGGATCCGGCTGGGACGTCGCGAAGCGGGCCGCAACCGCACGCACCACTGTGCCGGCGAAGCCGGTCGGCCAGGATCCGGGCGATCACCTAATCCTGTCGCCGGTCGGTAGCCAGGTCGGCCCAATGCCTGTTCCCCCGGTACGGGTAGCTTTGTCCTGCCCACTCGGGTGTCGTGCCAGGTCGGCCGGCTGGAGGAGGTTCGCTTCCACGGGCGGGTCAGGTGGCGACATCCCGAGCGGTCGGAAGGGGCATGGCGTGATTTCAGCCGAGAAGTCAGATGCTGAGCTGGTGCATGTTGCCCGCTCGGGAGATGTCGCCGGCCTCGGCGCACTCCTGCATCGGCACGAGGCCGGGATGAAGGCCGTCGCGGTGAGCCTGCTCGGTTACGGGCCCGACGCCGAGGACGCGGTCCAGGACGCGATGCTGGTCGCCCTGCGGCGGATCGACGGGCTCCGGGAGCCCGCGGTGGTGGGCGACTGGCTGCGGTCGATCGTCCGGAACGGGTGCCGCAACCGGCTGCGTGCCTCCCGTCGGGTGGTCCTGCGCGACTTCGCGGCCCTCGACCTCCCGGCCGCCGCGCCGAACCCGGAGCAGCTACTCGAGCAGGCGTCGTTGCGGGACTGGACCTGGCACGCGGTCAACGAACTGTCCGAACCATTGCGGCTGGTCACGCTTCTGCGCTACTTCAGCGGAGCCTCCTCGTACGAGGAGATCGCCGCCCTCTGCGGGGTGCCGGTCGGCACCGTACGCAGTCGGTTGAACCAGGCACGGCGCAAGCTCGCCACCGCTCTGCGGGACACGGCCGACCTCGCGCACGAGGACTCGGCGGCGCTCCACGACACCTGCCGACGCCAGTTCGAGGAGGTGCTGGCGGCGGCGGGACGGGGCGAGTTCGAGCGGGCCGTGCGGGAGTACTGGTGGCCCGACGCCGACTTCATCCGGCCGAACGGGGAACGCCGCACCGAGCGGTCGTACCTGGTCGAGGCCATGGAACGGGACCTGGCCGCCGGCGTACGTCAGCGGATCACCGGTGCGGTGGCGAGCCGGGACGTGATGGTCTGGGAGGCGGCCCTGATCGACCCGCCGGACGACCCGGAGCACTGTCCGCCGGCAGTGGTCTGGCTGCACAGCGTGCGTGCCGGCCGGACCAAACGGCTGCGCCTGTTCCACGCCCCCCGGGCGGCGGTGGCGAGCTGAGCGGGCGGACTCCGGCCCGGTGCCGGGCCCTGTGGTGTGCGGTGACGGCCGGGTAGTTCGATCGACGGCCGGAGCGGTTAATCACACGGGCGGAGCTTGGCGGACAGCGGTGTCGGCGGCACCATGAGAACGACACCGAACGCATTTGGTGCTGATTCGGGTCGCTTATCAAATTCGCACTGAAGGAGCAGTCTGTCCGATGGATCGGGAACAACTGGGCCGGCTCGCAGAACTCGCCGAAGCGGAGTTCATGCTCCAGTACGTGGCCGGCGCACCTCAGACTGCCTCGTCCGCGCTCGGAGTCAGCCACGAGCGGATCGGCGGTGGCGTGGCCCTCTCCCTGCTGCGTGCCCCGACCCCCTACTGGAACAAGGCGCTCGGGTTCGGCTTCGAGGAGCCGGTGACGCGGGACCTGATGGACCGGGTGTTCGGGTTCTACCGCGAGCAGGGGACCGAGGTCGCCACGATTCAGATCGCCCCGGACCGGCTGCCCCGTGACTGGGACGAGATCCGGGCGGCCGAGGGTCTGGAGCCGGGCGGCGTGATCATCCAGTTCGCCTGCGAGATCGACTCGTTCCGGATCGACGGCGCGACCGACCTGCGGATCGGGCTGGTCCCTTCCGACGACGCCGCCCAGTGGGCCTCGGTGCTCATGGACGGGTTCGGATGGCCGCCGGGCGGCCCGTTGGCCGAGTTGCTCGCGGCGACGGTGGGCAACCCCAGCTTCCGCGCGTTCGGCGCCTGGGACGGTGACCAGGTGGTCGGCGCCGCCGCGCTCTTCGTACACGACGAGGTGGCGGTCCTGTCCGGAGCGGCGACCCGGCCGAGTCATCGGGGGCGGGGTGTGCAGTCCGCGCTCATGGCGATCAGGGCCGGTGCGGCGGCCGAGGCCGGCTGCCGCTGGGTGGTCGCGCAGACTGGTCGGCCGGCGACGGGCTCGGTGAACCACTCGCTGAACAACATGCTGCGCGGCGGTCTGCGCCCGCTGTACGACCGGCAGAACTGGATCCGGCGGGCGGCGCCCGGCGGACAGTGACGACACCGGCCACGCGGCAACGTCACCGGGACCTCGATTCTGTCGGGGTCCCGGTGACGTCTCGTCGCTGGCTGCCGCGTACCCCGCCGCTCACCCGCCGAGCGGTAGCGGCCCCTGCCTACCGCGCGAACTGCTCACCGCGCGAACTCAGCCTCCCGCCGTGGCGGTGTGGGCGGACAACGGCAGGCTCCGCAGCGCCGGGGGATAGCGGCGGCAGGACGCGCGGACGACCAGTTCGGTGGGGAGCCGGATGTGCGTGTCGCGCTCGACGCCGCCGATCAGGTCGACGAGCAGGCGCAGAGCCTCGGCGCCCATGCGTTGCAGCGGTTGCATGATCGTCGTCAGCGGCGGGTTGACCAGCGCGGACTCCGGCACGTTGTCGAATCCGATCACGGACAGGTCGTCGGGCACGGTGAGTCCCATGCCCCGGGCGACGTCCATCGTGGATATCGCGGAGAGGTCGTTTCCCGCGAAGACCGCGGTCGGTCGGTCGGGGAGGGCGAGCAGCTCCGCGGCCGTACCGGCGGCGCTCTCGATCCGGAACCCACCGACCCGTACCAGCCGCTCGTCCACCGCCACGCCGGCGTCGTCCATGGCCTTGCGGAAGCCCGCCTCGCGCAGGCGTGCCGACTCCAGGTCGGGGCGTCCGCTGATGTGCCCGATGCGTCGGTGGCCGAGCGACAGCAGGTAGTTGGTCGCGAGCATGGCGCCGGCGAAGTTGTCGGAGTCGACGGTGGGCAGGCCGGACGGGCCGGTGTGCGGGTCGACCGCCACGACGTGGAAACCCTGTTTGGTCTCGACCACGGTCGGCGTGACGATCACGGCTCCGTCGATGAGTGTTCCGGACAGCCGGGCCAGCGAGCGCCGTTCCCAGCCTATGGCCGCGCCGTCGCCGTCGCCGCCGGAGTAGGCCAGCAGTTGGTAGCCGGTGCCGGCGACCTCTCTGGACGCCCCCTTGAGCAGCTCGGTCGAGAACGGCTCGAATTCGGCGACCAGGATGCCCAGCACGTTCGTACGGTGGCTGCGCAGGCTCTGTGCCCCCAGGCTGGCCTCGTACCCGAGCTGGTGGATGACCTCTTGGACACGTTCCACCGTCGCTTGCGCCACGCCGTACCGGCCATTGATCACCTTGGATACTGTCGCCACGGAGACGCCGGCCACACGGGCCACGTCCGACATCTTGACACGCTGCGGGAACGCCACGGAGACGATGATAGAGGGCTCTCCGCGCCCCGTCGCGGGGGAATCGAAAACGTTATCGACAACGGTTGACACCACGTTACGGGACTGTAAAACTCGCCATCAGTCCGAGTACCGCGACTGCCTGACAAGTCGAGGAGACATCGATGACGATCAAGCGCCGCGCTGGCGCCGTCCTAGCGCTGTTTTTGACCAGTGCACTGCTTGTCGCCGGGTGCAGCGGCGGCGACGACGCAGGCCCCTCCGATGATGAGCCATTCAAGAACCCGGTAACCCTGACCTGGTGGCACAACGCCTCGCAGGACGGGCCCGGCAAGACCTACTGGGAGAAGGTCGCCAAGGACTTCTCCACTCTCCACCCGACCGTCAAGATTGAGATCGAGGGGATCGAGACCAACCAGCTCCAGCGCACCCGGCTCCCCGCCGCGCTGCTGAGCAACGACCCGCCGGACATCTTCCAGGCATGGGGCGGCGGCGAGATCCGCGAGCAGGTGGAGGCCGACTACCTCAAGGACATCACCAACCAGGTCCAGACCGAGGTCGCCAACATCGGTAGCGCGGCCGAGATCTGGCAGGCGGGCGGCAAGCAGTACGGCCTGCCGTTCCGGATGGGCATCGAGGGCATCTGGTACAACAAGGACATGTTCGCGCAAGCGGGCATCGCCGCTCCTCCGACCACGTTCGAGGAGCTCAACGACGCGGTCACGAAGCTCAAGGCCATCAACGTCATCCCGATCGCCCTGGGCGCCGGTGACAAGTGGCCCGCCGCGCACTGGTGGTACAACTTCGCGTTGCGCGCCTGCTCGGTCGACACGCTGAAGAAGGCGTCCGCCGACACGGTCTTCGATGATCCGTGCTTCCTCAAGGCGGGCCAGGACCTGAAGACCTTCATCGCCACCAACCCGTTCCAGTCCAACTTCATCGCCACACCGGGTCAGAACGATCCGACCAGTGCGAACGGCCTGCTCGCCAATGGCAAGGCCGCGATGGAGCTGATGGGTGACTGGAACAAGGGCACCCTGGAGACCGTCGCCCAGGACCCGGAGGCCCTCAAGAAGTTCCTCGGCTGGTTCCCCGTACCGGCGATCTCCGGTTCCGCGGGTGACCCGAAGGCGGCCCTCGGCGGCGGCGACGGGTTCGCCTGTGCCAAGAACGCCCCGGCCGAGTGTGTCGAGTTCCTCAAGTACATCGTGAGCACCGACGTGCAGAAGGGCTATGCCGAGACCGGCACCGGCCTGCCCGTCACCAAGGGCGCGGAGGCCGGCGTGGCGGACCCCGCGCTGAAGTCCATCCTGGAAGCGACCTCCAGCGCGACCTACGTACAGCTCTGGTTGGACACGGCCTACGGCAGCACCGTCGGCACCGCGATGAACAACGCAATCGTCGCCATCTTCGCCGGCACCGGCACCCCTGAGCAGGTCGTCTCCGCAATGAAGGCGGCCGCGAGCAAGTGACCGCTCCCAACCCGACCCTGAACCCTGCCGGCGGCGCGTCCGCGCCGCCGGCAGGCGGCCGGCCGCCCGGGCGTTCGTCCAGCCGCGCGGCCGAGACCCGACGCAAGTGGTACGAGATCATCGGACTCACCACGCCGGCGGTGATCGTCTATGTGATGTTCGTGCTGGTTCCGATGGGCTTCGCGGTCTACTACAGCCTCTTCCGCTGGCGCGGGGTGGGACCGCCCACCGACTACGTCGGTTTCGACAACTACGTGCTCGCCTTCCAGGACCCGATCTTCCTCGACGCGTTGCGCAACAACAGCATCATCGTGGTCGGGTCGCTGCTGATCCAGGGCCCGATCGCCCTGGGCGTGGCCCTGCTGCTGAACCGCCGCTTCCGTGGGCGCACCGCGTTCCGCCTGCTGGTGTTCGTGCCCTACGTGCTCGCCGAGGTCACCGTCGGCATCATGTGGAAGCTGATCCTGACCGACGGCGGCACGCTCGACGGGCTGCTGCGGTCACTGGGGCTGGGCGGTCTGGTGCAGGCGTGGCTCGCCGACCTCGACATCGTCATCTGGACGATGCTGTTCGTTCTCACCTGGAAGTACGTCGGCTTCGCCATCATCCTTCTGCTCGCCGGCCTGTCGAACGTGCCGCACGAGCTCACCGAGGCAGCCGAGATCGACGGCGCGAGCTGGTGGCAGATCCAACGTCACGTCACGCTTCCGCTGCTGGGCCCGACGATCCGGATCTGGATGTTCCTGTCGGTGATCGGCTCGCTCCAGGTCTTCGACGTGATCTGGGTGACCTCGGTGCCCGCGGTGCGGTCGCTCGGCGCGTCCGGCACCATGGCGACGTACATGGTGGACAACGGCTTCTTCGCCCGACTGTGGGGCTACGGCAACGCGGTCGCCGTGATCCTGTTTGTCATCTCGTTCGTCGCGGCGCTGCTGTTCCAGCGCTTCCTCCTCCGTCGTGACATCCAGGGCGCCATCACCGGAAGGGTGAACTGATCGTGGCCGCGAACGCCGTCCTGCCCCCGTCCTCCAAACGCCGCCCGGTGTCGTGGAGCAGTCCGCTCACCTACGCGCTGGCGCTCGCGGTCGCGGCCGTGTCGATCGCCCCGGTCGTCTACGTGATCGTCGGTGGTTTCCGTACCACCCCGCAGATCGTCGCGGACCCGGCCGGGTTGCCCGACCCGTGGGTCTGGGACAACTACGCCAGGGTGCTGACGCAGAGCGACTTCTGGGGGCAGGCCTTCAACAGTGCGGTGATCGCCCTGGGTACGACGCTCGGCGTCGTGGTGCTCGGTGTCTCTGCCGCGTTCGTGCTCGCCCGGTACACCTTTCGCGGGCGGGAGGGGCTCTACACCTTCTTCACCCTCGGCCTGCTCTTTCCGGCCGGCGCGGCGATCCTGCCGCTCTACCTCATGCTGCGTGACCTGAATCTGATCAATTCCTACTACGCGGTCATCCTTCCGCAGGTCGCCTTCTCGTTGCCGCTCACGATCGTGATCCTGCGTCCCTTCCTGGCCGCCGTGCCCCGCGAGTTGGAGGACGCCGCCGCGATCGACGGCACGGGCCGGATCGGCTTCCTCTGGCGCATCATGCTGCCGCTGTCGCGGCCCGCGCTCGTCACCGTCGGGGTCCTCGCGTTCGTGGCGAGCTGGAACGCGTTCCTTCTGCCGTTGCTCGTCCTCGGTGATGTCAGCCTGCACACGCTGCCGCTGGGGGTGCAGAACTTCTCGAGTCAGTACACCTCCGACACGGCGGGAATCCTCGCCTTCACGTCGCTGTCGATGTTGCCGGCGCTCATTTTCTTCACGCTCGCCGAGAAGCAGATCGTCGGGGGCCTGCAGGGTGCGATCAAGGGCTGAGGACGGTGTGCCGTCATGATCCATCCGGTCGAGGTGATTCGCCACGATGGCGGTCGACGGTGGAGAGGGGCATGGCTGCGCAATCGTCGCTCGTGAGTCGGCACTTCTGGTCGGTGGGGCGCGCGTGTCGAGCCGCGCGCCCATGATCGAGGACCGTCCACTGCCGACTCACGCCGTTCTCGTGATCGATAACTTCGATACATTGGTTCCGAAACTTCCGGAAAGCTGCCGGAAGCTGGATCATCAGAGGGGAACAAACTATGTCGACCGAGTTCGCGGAGGTGGCGACAGCCACCGGGTCGATTCGCAACCCGATCCTCACCGGCTTCCATCCGGACCCGTCGATCCTGCGGGTCGGCGACGACTACTACCTGGCCACCTCCACCTTCGAGTGGTATCCGGGGGTGCGGCTGCACCACTCGCGTGACCTGGTGCACTGGCGGGCGCTGGGTGGTGTGCTCACCGAACGACGCCTGCTCGACCTGAGCGGCACCGGTGACTCCAACGGGGTCTGGGCGCCCGACCTGACGTACGCCGACGGCGTGTTCTACCTGGTGTACAGCGATGTCGCCAGCTTCGCCAGCGGCTACTGGGACCCGCAGAACTACCTCATCACCGCGACCGACATCAACGGCCCGTGGTCTGACCCGGTCCCGCTGCACGCGCATGGTTTCGACGCCGCGCTCTTCCACGACGACGACGGCAGCAGTTGGCTGTTGGCGATGAGCGCCGACTGGCGTCCCGGTCGGGACCGCTTCGGTGGCATCGAGATCCAGCGCTACGACCGGGCCAGTCGCCGGCTCGTCGGCAAAGCCCGGCTGATCTTCGACGGCACCGAGGTCGGGCTCACCGAGGGTCCGCACGTGTACAAGCGCGACGGTTGGTACTACCTGTTGACCGCCGAGGGCGGCACCAGTTGGGAGCACCAGGTCACGATGGCCCGGTCCCGTAGCCTGTTCGGCCCGTACCAGTCCGACCCGGATGGCCCGCTGCTCACCTCCGTCGGGCATCCCGAACTGCGGTTGCAGAAAGCCGGTCACGGCAGTCTCGTGCAGACCCAGACCGGGCAGTGGTACCTCGCGCACCTGGTGGGGCGTCCCTACACCCCGCTGGGCAACTGCGTCCTCGGTCGGGAGACGGCCATCCAACAGGTCGACTGGCCCGTCGACGGATGGCCGGTCATTCCCGGCGGCCACCCCGCCGACGAGGTCGCCATGCCCGACCTGCCCGCCCACCCGTGGCCGGAGGAGCCCGCCACCGACCACTTCGACGCCGGGAAACTCGGCACGGCCTGGTCGACACTGCGCCGTCCGGCGACCCCGGACTGGGTCGACCTGACCAGTCGCCCGTCCCACCTGCGTATCTTCGGTGGCCAGTCGCC
The Micromonospora pisi DNA segment above includes these coding regions:
- a CDS encoding GNAT family N-acetyltransferase, yielding MDREQLGRLAELAEAEFMLQYVAGAPQTASSALGVSHERIGGGVALSLLRAPTPYWNKALGFGFEEPVTRDLMDRVFGFYREQGTEVATIQIAPDRLPRDWDEIRAAEGLEPGGVIIQFACEIDSFRIDGATDLRIGLVPSDDAAQWASVLMDGFGWPPGGPLAELLAATVGNPSFRAFGAWDGDQVVGAAALFVHDEVAVLSGAATRPSHRGRGVQSALMAIRAGAAAEAGCRWVVAQTGRPATGSVNHSLNNMLRGGLRPLYDRQNWIRRAAPGGQ
- a CDS encoding LacI family DNA-binding transcriptional regulator yields the protein MAFPQRVKMSDVARVAGVSVATVSKVINGRYGVAQATVERVQEVIHQLGYEASLGAQSLRSHRTNVLGILVAEFEPFSTELLKGASREVAGTGYQLLAYSGGDGDGAAIGWERRSLARLSGTLIDGAVIVTPTVVETKQGFHVVAVDPHTGPSGLPTVDSDNFAGAMLATNYLLSLGHRRIGHISGRPDLESARLREAGFRKAMDDAGVAVDERLVRVGGFRIESAAGTAAELLALPDRPTAVFAGNDLSAISTMDVARGMGLTVPDDLSVIGFDNVPESALVNPPLTTIMQPLQRMGAEALRLLVDLIGGVERDTHIRLPTELVVRASCRRYPPALRSLPLSAHTATAGG
- a CDS encoding ABC transporter substrate-binding protein; this encodes MTIKRRAGAVLALFLTSALLVAGCSGGDDAGPSDDEPFKNPVTLTWWHNASQDGPGKTYWEKVAKDFSTLHPTVKIEIEGIETNQLQRTRLPAALLSNDPPDIFQAWGGGEIREQVEADYLKDITNQVQTEVANIGSAAEIWQAGGKQYGLPFRMGIEGIWYNKDMFAQAGIAAPPTTFEELNDAVTKLKAINVIPIALGAGDKWPAAHWWYNFALRACSVDTLKKASADTVFDDPCFLKAGQDLKTFIATNPFQSNFIATPGQNDPTSANGLLANGKAAMELMGDWNKGTLETVAQDPEALKKFLGWFPVPAISGSAGDPKAALGGGDGFACAKNAPAECVEFLKYIVSTDVQKGYAETGTGLPVTKGAEAGVADPALKSILEATSSATYVQLWLDTAYGSTVGTAMNNAIVAIFAGTGTPEQVVSAMKAAASK
- a CDS encoding carbohydrate ABC transporter permease, producing the protein MTAPNPTLNPAGGASAPPAGGRPPGRSSSRAAETRRKWYEIIGLTTPAVIVYVMFVLVPMGFAVYYSLFRWRGVGPPTDYVGFDNYVLAFQDPIFLDALRNNSIIVVGSLLIQGPIALGVALLLNRRFRGRTAFRLLVFVPYVLAEVTVGIMWKLILTDGGTLDGLLRSLGLGGLVQAWLADLDIVIWTMLFVLTWKYVGFAIILLLAGLSNVPHELTEAAEIDGASWWQIQRHVTLPLLGPTIRIWMFLSVIGSLQVFDVIWVTSVPAVRSLGASGTMATYMVDNGFFARLWGYGNAVAVILFVISFVAALLFQRFLLRRDIQGAITGRVN
- a CDS encoding carbohydrate ABC transporter permease; the encoded protein is MIVAANAVLPPSSKRRPVSWSSPLTYALALAVAAVSIAPVVYVIVGGFRTTPQIVADPAGLPDPWVWDNYARVLTQSDFWGQAFNSAVIALGTTLGVVVLGVSAAFVLARYTFRGREGLYTFFTLGLLFPAGAAILPLYLMLRDLNLINSYYAVILPQVAFSLPLTIVILRPFLAAVPRELEDAAAIDGTGRIGFLWRIMLPLSRPALVTVGVLAFVASWNAFLLPLLVLGDVSLHTLPLGVQNFSSQYTSDTAGILAFTSLSMLPALIFFTLAEKQIVGGLQGAIKG